The following is a genomic window from Amycolatopsis cihanbeyliensis.
GGTGAGCAGGGCGATCGCGCCGACCGGGGTCTTGAGCTCGTGACTGACGTTGGCCACGAAATCGCGCCGGGTGGCCTCCAGCCGCACCGCCTCGGAGTGGTCCACCGCCTCGACCACGGTGAACCCGTCGCCGAGCGGGCGGACCTCGCCGAGCACGGCTTCCGGCTGGCGACCCCGCACCTCCAGCGGGGACAGGTCGATCTCCACCGGCTCGGCGGTGTCCACCACCTGCTCGGCCGCCTTACGGGCGCGAGCGTCGGCCTGGTTGTTGCGGATCATCCCGAGCGCCTCGGCCCGCGGGTTGTGCAGCACCAGGTCGCCGAAGCGGTTCAGCACGACGACCCCGTTGTTGGAGGAACGCACCTGCCGTTCGAGCAGTTCGGCCACGGTGGGCCCGGAGGGACCCCTGCCCTGCGGGCCGGCACGGCGCACCCTGGCGGCCAGGAAGCCAATGACCGCGCCGACCACCAACGCGCCGGTGGCCAGAGCGAGCGTTGCAGGCACGGTCACAGGGGAATCGTAAGCATCGTGGTAGCCCTTTGGCCTAGTCCTGGCAGCGTTCTCGTGATGGCCGTGACACCTACGGGCGATATATTCGCCGCTCCGTCAGGAGCCGTTTACTTCGTTGTCGCTCTGGCGCGCCCGGCGCCGTCATCCGGTGACCCTGGTTCATCCGATCGAATCGCCTTACTTCACTCGCCCGAGGACGCTGGTCCGGTTGCCGAACGAGCTGCGTCACCAGATCTTCCCGACCTATGGAACAAATGGAACTCGGTACGATAACATCTTGATAACAACAGGTTTGGGGCGCGGTGATGACCGAGTCGACCAGCGCGGGCGAGGCTCGCCGTCCGGACCCGGCAGGCGAGCCGGAGACGGTGCGGCAGGGCATGTTGCGGCCGCTGGACCGCGCGATGGATGGCACGGGGCGCGCGCTGCGGCTGATCGTGCTGGTGTACCCGCTGCTGCTGTTGCCGGCGGCGGTCGCGGTGCTGGTACTGCGGGCGCGGCAGGTGAGTGCGCACCCGCCGCCCCTCCGGTCCAGCTCGGCAGGGCGCCGCGCCGGCTCCGCGTAAGGGGTGGGTCGTGGGCGCGTTGCGGGCGCGCCCACGACCCACCGGGCCGGCTCATCGAGCCGGTACTGCACACGCCTGGTGGGATGCGGAAAAGCCGGTTACCGGCGGGGGCTCAGGACGAGCGGGGCTACCGCCGAGAGAATGCGAACGACGTCGACTCCGGATGGGCTACCCGGATGCGACGACCGAGGGGCGGCACAGGTTCCGGATCGTGAACATGGCTCCACCTCCTCGGGGCGACGGCGTTCCAGAAGTCCCCATGAGGGTAGCTCGACAACGCCGGGTAGCCAACCCGCTGCGGCAAACGAGTGGGCGGTGCACCGGAACGGCAAACTCGCGCGCGTGCATGGCAAACACGCGCGCGTGGGCGGCAAACACGCGGGTTGACCTGCGGGTCAACGCCCCTGGGCCGCTACGGCGGCGGCCGCCTCGGTGGCCGCAGCCGGGTCGAGGTAGGTGCCACCGGGGGTGACCGGGTTCAGGTCCTCGGTGAGGTCGTAGCGCAGCGGGATGCCGGTCGGGATGTTCAGGCCGGCGATCTCCTCGTCGGAGATCCCGTCCAGGTGCTTGACCAGGGCACGTAGCGAGTTCCCGTGCGCGGCCAGCAGCACCGTCCGCCCGGCCCGCAGGTCGGGCACGACGGTGGACTCCCAGTACGGCAGCAGCCGCGCCACCACGTCCTTCAGGCACTCGGTCAGCGGGGCGGCGTCACCGAGGTCCGCGTACCGGGGGTCGGCGTCCTGGCTGAACTCGCTACCCCGCTCGATCGGCGGCGGCGGGGTGTCGTAGGAACGGCGCCAGAGCATGAACTGCTCCTCGCCGAACTCCTCGAGGGTCCGCTTCTTGTCCTTGCCCTGCAGGGCGCCGTAGTGCCGCTCGTTCAGCCGCCAGTCCCTGCGCACCTCGATCCAGTGCCGGTCGGCGACGTCCAGCGCGATGTTCGCGGTGGCGATCGCCCTGCGCAGCAGCGAGGTGTGCACCACGTCCGGCAGCAGCCCGGTCTCGGCGAGCAGCTCGCCGCCGCGCCGCGCCTCGACCTCACCCTGCTCGGAGAGCGGGACGTCGACCCAGCCGGTGAACAGGTTCTCCGCGTTCCACGTGCTTTGCCCGTGCCGCAACAGCACCAGGGTCCCTAGCTCGGCCATGCGTCCAGCTTGCCAGAGCGCGAGCGCCGCATGGCGGGGGGTCGCGGCGAGGTACAGCCGATCGGCAAGGCCACTACCGGCGAAAATACCTCTACCGACAGTGGCCTGGGTGACCGTGGTGAACACCTACAACCGGGTTCACGAAGCGCCAACAAGATTTCAATCGCGTCACGTTAGTTGCATACCGTTAACCCAATCACGAAAGTTCACTCGAATGGAGTAGCGAGTAATCTTGTGATTACAGACCCGGTTCTGCCAAGTTGGCATCTGTCCCGCTCGACTGGAAACCACGCACTCCCCAGCCGGGCGGACCGAGGCGCAGCTCGTCTCCCCCCTGCCGAGCTGCGACCCGCCGGCCCCGTTGGCATCCCCCTCGTCACCGGGTCCATCGCGGCGGGAACGTAAGCGGGGCGGCTCGAGTTTCGCGACTCCCCCCTCCCTCGAGCCGCTCCGCTCCCTCACGTCCCGGGTCACTCCGGCACCGGTTCGCCGACTACCCGCCGGCGCCTACGCCGAAACAACTGCCACGCCCCGGCGGCCGCGGGCAGGCCGAAGAAGGCAAGGAACGGCAAGGCGGCGGCCAGCACGGTGAGCGCGTCCCCGAGGAACCCGGTGAACGCGCGCCAGCCTGCGGCGAGGCCACCGAGCACGCCGTCCTCATCCTGTTCCGCGGCGACCGCGGACCGGCTGACACTCAGCGACACGGTGGCGGTGGCGACCCTCCCGGCCAGCGCCTCCTGCCTGGCCTGCAGCGACTCCAGCTCCGACTGCCGCTCGGTCAGCTCGCTCTCCACCGAGGTGATCTCACTGATCGAGCTCGCCCGCTCCAGCAGGGCGCGCACCCGCTGCACGCTGGCCCGCTGCGAAGCCAGCCGGGACTCCACGTCCACGACCTGCTCGGTCACGTCCTCGGTGCGCTGCTGCCTGCGCACCACCTCGCCCAGCGAGGTCAGCTCACCGAGCACCGCATCGAGCTGGTCGCTCGGCACCACCACCTCGACCGAGGCGGAGTGCCCGTCCACCCGTTCCTGCCCGGTGTAGCCGCCCGCGCCGGTGGCGACCTGCCGCGCCCTGCGGACCGTGGCGGACACGTCCGCGGCGGTCAGCTCCAGCCGCGCGGTGCGGGCCAGCTTGCGGTCCGCACCGTCGATCCGCACCGTCGCGCCACCGCCCCGGTCACCCTCGCCCCCTTGCGCCGCGGGGGCGTCGGCCGCGTTCCCGGACTCCGCACGGGCGTCCCCGGCTCCCGCGGACGCCCGGTGCGGCGCGGCCGCGTCCCGCTCCCCGGTGCAGCCGGACAGCAGCCCCACCGTCATCCCCAGTACCACCAGCATCATCGCCGACGGCTTCGCTCTCGCTCGCATCCCGCTCCCTCCAGTCATGGCGAGGAACAGACGGAGCGGCACGCCGCCGCGGTTGCACCCGGCTCGACACGGGCACTAGCTGTCCGGCCCGACGAGGTGCTTGAAGGCCCGCAGGTTGGCCAGCGACTCGCCGCGCGAGACCCGCCAGTCCCACTCGCGCTGGATCGAACCGGCGAAGCCGAGCTCGAGCAGGGTGTTGAAGTCGCCGTCCGCGGCCTCGAGCACCTGGCCGAGGATCCGGTCCAGCTCACCGCTGGAGATGGTGTCCAGGTCGTGCCTGCCGACCAGGTAGATGTCGCCGACCGAGTCGAGCGTGTAGCACACCCCGTACAGCTTGGCGTTGCGTTGCAACAGGAAGCGGTAGACCCGCTCGTGCGCCTCGTCCGGCCTGCGGCAGACGAACGCCTCCACCACCAGCGCGTGCTCCCCGGCGACCAGCCAGCAGTTGGTCTGCAGCTTCTTGCTGCCGGGCAACGTGACGAAGTACTTCCCCTCGCCGTGCCGCTCGTGGGCCAGCCCCGACTCCGCCACGGTGGACCGGATCAGTTCGTCGGTGCGCGCCAGCCGCGACTGCTCAGCCGTCATACCGCCACCTCCTGCAACGCGAGCGCACGGGCATCCCGGAACGCTACTGCCGCGTCGGCGTAGGTGCCCAGCAAGGTCTCGGTGGTACGCCGCCAGGAGAACCGGGCGGCATGTCGCACCGCGTTCGCCGCGAGCTCGGCGCGCCGTTCCGGCCGCAGGGCCACGCTGCCGAGGGCGCGTGCCCAGTCCTCGGCCCGGTGGCCCGGCACCAGCAGCCCGGAGACCCCGTGCGAGACCGCCACCGGTAGGCCGCCGACCTCCGCGGCCACCACCGGGGTGCCGCACGCCTGCGCCTCGAGTGCTACCAGCCCGAAGGACTCGTTGTAGCTGGGCACGGCGACCACATCGGCGGCACGGAAGACCTCGGCCAGTGCCCGGCCGGGTTGCGGGGGCAGGAACCGGGTCTGCCGCTCGATGCCGAGGGACCTCGCCAGCTCCCGCAGGGCATGCGGCTGCTCGAGGCCGGAGCCCGACGGCCCGCCGACCACCAGCACCACCAGCCGTTCGGCCAGCTCGGGCCGGTCCCGCAGCAGCCGTGCGGCCGCGTGCAGCAGGACATCGGGTGCCTTCAGCGGCTGGAGCCGCCCGGCGAAGGCCAGCACCACCGCGTCCCCCGGCAGCCCGAGCGAGGCCCTGGCCATCGCGGTCGAGCCGGGGGAGAACCGGTCCAGGTCCACCCCGGGGGACACGGTGCGCACCGCGTGCGGGTCGGCGTCGTACAGGGCGACCAGCTCCCGCGCCTCCACCGGGGTGTTGGCCACCAGCCGGTCGGCCTCGGTGACCACCTGTTCCTCGCCGATCACCCTGGTCCTCGGTTCCGGGCTGTCGCCATCGGCGAGCGCGGCGTTCTTCACCTTGGCCAGCGTGTGCGCGGTGTGCACCAGCGGTACGCCCCACCGATCCCGCGCCAGCCAGCCGACCTGACCGGACAGCCAGTAATGCGAGTGGATCACGTCGTAGTAGCCGGGCTCGTGGAAGGCCTCGGTGCGCAGCACCCCGGAGGTGAACGCGCACAGCTGGGCCGGCAACTCGGCGCGGCTCAGCGGCTCGAACGGGCCGGCCGGGATGTGCCGGACCAGCACGCCGGGCGCCAGCTCGGCCACCGGCGGCTGGTCGGATGAGGTCGCCCTGGTGAAGATCTCGACGCTGACCCCGCTCCGGGCCATCTCGATCGCGGTTTGCCCGATGTAGACGTTCATCCCGCCGGCATCACCGGTTCCAGGCTGTTCCAGCGGTGAGGTGTGCACGGAAAGGACCGCCACCCGGCGCAGCGGTGGCACCGGTGGGTGGGACGGCATCATGTACGTGATCTCCCCTGGT
Proteins encoded in this region:
- a CDS encoding phosphoglyceromutase — its product is MAELGTLVLLRHGQSTWNAENLFTGWVDVPLSEQGEVEARRGGELLAETGLLPDVVHTSLLRRAIATANIALDVADRHWIEVRRDWRLNERHYGALQGKDKKRTLEEFGEEQFMLWRRSYDTPPPPIERGSEFSQDADPRYADLGDAAPLTECLKDVVARLLPYWESTVVPDLRAGRTVLLAAHGNSLRALVKHLDGISDEEIAGLNIPTGIPLRYDLTEDLNPVTPGGTYLDPAAATEAAAAVAAQGR
- a CDS encoding DUF4349 domain-containing protein → MRARAKPSAMMLVVLGMTVGLLSGCTGERDAAAPHRASAGAGDARAESGNAADAPAAQGGEGDRGGGATVRIDGADRKLARTARLELTAADVSATVRRARQVATGAGGYTGQERVDGHSASVEVVVPSDQLDAVLGELTSLGEVVRRQQRTEDVTEQVVDVESRLASQRASVQRVRALLERASSISEITSVESELTERQSELESLQARQEALAGRVATATVSLSVSRSAVAAEQDEDGVLGGLAAGWRAFTGFLGDALTVLAAALPFLAFFGLPAAAGAWQLFRRRRRRVVGEPVPE
- a CDS encoding YbjN domain-containing protein; translated protein: MTAEQSRLARTDELIRSTVAESGLAHERHGEGKYFVTLPGSKKLQTNCWLVAGEHALVVEAFVCRRPDEAHERVYRFLLQRNAKLYGVCYTLDSVGDIYLVGRHDLDTISSGELDRILGQVLEAADGDFNTLLELGFAGSIQREWDWRVSRGESLANLRAFKHLVGPDS
- the mshA gene encoding D-inositol-3-phosphate glycosyltransferase, translating into MMPSHPPVPPLRRVAVLSVHTSPLEQPGTGDAGGMNVYIGQTAIEMARSGVSVEIFTRATSSDQPPVAELAPGVLVRHIPAGPFEPLSRAELPAQLCAFTSGVLRTEAFHEPGYYDVIHSHYWLSGQVGWLARDRWGVPLVHTAHTLAKVKNAALADGDSPEPRTRVIGEEQVVTEADRLVANTPVEARELVALYDADPHAVRTVSPGVDLDRFSPGSTAMARASLGLPGDAVVLAFAGRLQPLKAPDVLLHAAARLLRDRPELAERLVVLVVGGPSGSGLEQPHALRELARSLGIERQTRFLPPQPGRALAEVFRAADVVAVPSYNESFGLVALEAQACGTPVVAAEVGGLPVAVSHGVSGLLVPGHRAEDWARALGSVALRPERRAELAANAVRHAARFSWRRTTETLLGTYADAAVAFRDARALALQEVAV